In Roseisolibacter agri, a genomic segment contains:
- a CDS encoding SWIB/MDM2 domain-containing protein: MATAKKSAAGAKKAAAKKSSAKTAKKAAPARGAAAKSAAKKAPAKKAAPAKKAAAKAPAKKAAAKAPAKKAAAKAPAKKRALNPALAAPMQPSGELAAVIGNKPMPRSEVAKQIWAYIKKNNLQDQVNKRNINADDNLRKVFGGKNQVTMFEMTALVNKHLKPSA, translated from the coding sequence ATGGCCACTGCGAAGAAGTCGGCTGCTGGCGCGAAGAAGGCTGCTGCGAAGAAGTCCTCCGCCAAGACCGCGAAGAAGGCCGCTCCGGCGCGCGGCGCCGCGGCGAAGAGCGCGGCGAAGAAGGCTCCGGCCAAGAAGGCGGCGCCGGCGAAGAAGGCGGCAGCGAAGGCGCCCGCGAAGAAGGCGGCCGCGAAGGCCCCTGCGAAGAAGGCCGCCGCCAAGGCTCCCGCGAAGAAGCGGGCGCTGAACCCGGCCCTCGCCGCGCCCATGCAGCCGAGCGGCGAGCTCGCGGCGGTGATCGGCAACAAGCCGATGCCGCGCAGCGAGGTGGCCAAGCAGATCTGGGCCTACATCAAGAAGAACAACCTCCAGGACCAGGTCAACAAGCGGAACATCAACGCCGACGACAACCTCCGGAAGGTCTTCGGCGGGAAGAACCAGGTGACGATGTTCGAGATGACGGCCCTGGTGAACAAGCACCTCAAGCCGTCCGCCTGA